A DNA window from Pyrus communis chromosome 3, drPyrComm1.1, whole genome shotgun sequence contains the following coding sequences:
- the LOC137729296 gene encoding peroxidase 12-like yields MQSGGPDYHVPLGRKDGLNFATQNATLANLPPPTSNTTKLLTDIAKKNLDATDVVALSGGHTIGLSHCSSFTGRLYPTQDATMDKTFANDLKTVCPANNTNATVPLDIRTPDIFDNKYYVDLMNRQGLFTSDQDLYTDKRTKEIVKSFAGNQTLFFEQFVKSMIKMGQLSVLTGSKGEIRADCSVRNLDNANYLASVVEDDAESLSEF; encoded by the coding sequence ATGCAGTCAGGTGGCCCGGACTATCATGTGCCCTTGGGAAGAAAGGATGGACTAAACTTTGCCACACAAAATGCAACCCTAGCAAACCTTCCTCCACCAACCAGTAACACAACCAAGCTTCTAACAGATATTGCCAAGAAAAACTTAGATGCCACTGATGTTGTAGCCCTGTCTGGAGGTCACACCATTGGCCTCAGCCATTGTTCCTCCTTCACCGGCAGGCTCTACCCGACGCAAGACGCTACCATGGACAAAACTTTTGCAAATGACCTCAAAACAGTTTGCCCTGCAAACAATACTAACGCTACCGTCCCGCTAGATATCCGTACCCCTGACATATTCGACAACAAGTACTATGTTGATCTCATGAACCGCCAAGGTTTATTCACGTCGGACCAAGATTTGTACACCGATAAGAGGACTAAGGAAATTGTGAAAAGCTTTGCCGGTAACCAGACGTTGTTCTTTGAGCAGTTTGTCAAGTCCATGATCAAGATGGGGCAACTTAGCGTGTTGACTGGCTCCAAGGGTGAAATTCGTGCAGATTGCTCGGTCAGGAATTTGGATAATGCTAACTACTTGGCCTCTGTGGTGGAAGATGATGCGGAGAGCTTGTCTGAGTTTTAA
- the LOC137728738 gene encoding peroxidase 12-like, which translates to MASSTSLLLVSSLFLSSFFCVSEAQSSAPVVRGLSWNFYDSSCPKVDDIVRKQLKKVFKADVGQAAGLLRLHFHDCFVQGCDGSVLLEGSASGPSEQDAPPNLSLRAKAFEIINDLRDRVHNKCGRVVSCSDILALAARDSVFLSGGPDYDVPLGRKDGLNFATQNATQANLPPPTSNTTKLLTDLAKKNLDATDVVALSGGHTIGLSHCSSFTGRLYPTQDATMDKTFATDLKTVCPANNTNATVPLDIRTPDIFDNKYYVDLMNRQGLFTSDQDLYTDKRTKEIVKSFAVNQTLFFEQFVKSMIKMGQLSVLTGSKGEIRADCSVRNSDNANYLASVVEDDEESLSEF; encoded by the exons ATGGCTTCATCGACCTCTCTCCTTCTGgtttcttctcttttcctttcttccttcttttgtgTCTCGGAGGCACAGTCCTCTGCCCCCGTAGTTCGAGGACTTTCATGGAACTTCTATGACTCTAGCTGCCCTAAGGTTGACGACATAGTCCGAAAGCAGCTTAAGAAAGTCTTCAAAGCGGACGTTGGCCAAGCTGCTGGCTTGCTGCGTCTCCATTTCCACGATTGTTTTGTTCAG GGTTGTGATGGATCTGTGTTGCTTGAGGGATCAGCCAGCGGACCAAGTGAGCAGGATGCACCTCCCAACCTGAGCTTGAGGGCGAAGGCCTTTGAGATCATCAATGACCTCCGCGACCGCGTTCACAACAAGTGTGGAAGGGTCGTCTCCTGTTCTGATATCCTCGCCCTCGCTGCTAGGGATTCTGTTTTCCtg TCAGGTGGCCCGGACTATGATGTGCCCTTGGGAAGAAAGGATGGACTAAACTTTGCCACACAAAATGCAACCCAAGCAAACCTTCCCCCACCAACCAGTAACACAACCAAGCTTCTAACAGATCTTGCCAAGAAAAACTTAGATGCCACTGATGTTGTAGCCCTGTCTGGAGGTCACACCATTGGCCTCAGCCATTGTTCCTCCTTCACCGGCAGGCTCTACCCGACGCAAGACGCTACCATGGACAAAACTTTTGCAACTGACCTCAAAACAGTTTGCCCTGCAAACAATACTAACGCTACCGTCCCGCTCGATATTCGTACCCCTGACATATTCGACAACAAGTACTATGTTGATCTCATGAACCGCCAAGGTTTATTCACGTCGGACCAAGATTTGTACACCGATAAGAGGACCAAGGAAATTGTGAAAAGCTTTGCCGTTAACCAGACGTTGTTCTTTGAGCAGTTTGTCAAGTCCATGATCAAGATGGGGCAACTTAGCGTGTTGACTGGCTCCAAGGGTGAAATTCGTGCAGATTGCTCGGTCAGGAATTCGGATAATGCTAACTACTTGGCCTCTGTGGTGGAAGATGACGAGGAGAGCTTGTCTGAGTTTTAA